The Musa acuminata AAA Group cultivar baxijiao chromosome BXJ1-3, Cavendish_Baxijiao_AAA, whole genome shotgun sequence genome window below encodes:
- the LOC135625645 gene encoding calmodulin-like protein 3 produces MELTPLPIVLVRLSLLCLRLISRLLYFLPKKLTSLLLSPSSSSSSSPSHENPAASFASTVAARPASSAPSMDPSELKPVFHMFDRNGDGRITKEELSDSLRNLGIRVPEAELASMIERIDANGDGYVDSDEFATLYRSIMEERDEEEEDMREAFNVFDRNGDGFITVEELRSVLASLGLKQGRTAEDCKTMINTVDVDGDGMVDFKEFRQMMNGGGFAASS; encoded by the coding sequence ATGGAACTGACTCCGTTGCCAATTGTCCTCGTAAGGCTTTCCCTCCTTTGCCTTCGCCTCATCAGCcgcctcctctatttcctccccAAGAAGCTCACCTCCCTCCTCctctcgccttcttcttcttcttcttcttctccgagCCATGAGAACCCGGCTGCCTCGTTTGCTTCCACGGTGGCGGCGAGGCCGGCGTCGTCCGCGCCATCCATGGACCCGTCGGAGCTGAAGCCGGTCTTCCACATGTTCGACCGCAACGGCGACGGCCGCATCACGAAGGAAGAGCTCAGCGACTCTCTCCGGAACCTGGGCATACGCGTCCCCGAGGCGGAGCTGGCGTCCATGATCGAACGGATCGACGCGAACGGAGACGGGTACGTCGACTCGGACGAGTTCGCCACGCTCTACCGGTCCATCATGGAGGAgcgggacgaggaggaggaggacatgcGCGAGGCCTTCAACGTGTTCGACCGCAACGGGGACGGGTTCATCACCGTCGAAGAGCTGCGCTCCGTGCTCGCCTCGCTGGGTCTCAAGCAGGGCAGGACCGCGGAGGACTGCAAGACGATGATCAACACGGTGGACGTGGATGGCGATGGGATGGTGGACTTCAAGGAGTTTAGGCAGATGATGAACGGGGGAGGGTTCGCGGCCAGCAGTTAG
- the LOC108952399 gene encoding uncharacterized CRM domain-containing protein At3g25440, chloroplastic-like isoform X1, translated as MGSRAALFLPKLRKRWHLSRIRLHCSPPPLRSWSPVSPLDSLRTWFVARSLSYASVSFVLSKDRSPVVSLGPFHVRWVKRSLSHGSVNLVLNDGKPRFETHEIEQPKKGKYRTKKRLKLQRKRERRKRREASKTDPRRIRPKGKKNKVRFPTAEDRIKYKMEKAKIKEALLVEKLKKYEISKVEGPEIKPQVLTGEERFYLKKMAQKKSNYVPVGRRGIFGGVILNMHLHWKKHETVKVICRPCKTGQVHEYAKELARLSGGIPIQIIGSDTIIFYRGKNYVQPEVMSPIDTLSKKKALEKSKYEQSLDTVRHFIAISEKELELYYRHVALYGDPNFRNADLVYGDGKQGPQVRISEKPPSTENISINSTSHDASASLFDEENFSSTGDDDMSDDNSDDEICSSASDDMSEHFCDEESVCLSHDNSATSLSEAESDSDDGQLGAVEIDSEGEPVLDFEVNSEDEENTAC; from the exons ATGGGGAGTCGCGCTGCTCTGTTCCTCCCCAAACTACGTAAAAGGTGGCATCTTTCTCGAATCCGCCTCCATTGCTCTCCTCCTCCCCTGCGTTCCTG GTCCCCTGTTTCCCCTCTCGATTCGTTACGTACTTGGTTTGTCGCCCGGAGCTTGAGTTATGCCTCGGTCAGTTTCGTGCTCTCCAAAGACAGGTCTCCTGTTGTCTCTCTCGGTCCGTTCCACGTTCGTTGGGTTAAGCGGAGCTTGAGCCACGGCTCGGTCAACCTCGTCCTCAACGACGGGAAGCCGCGGTTCGAGACCCACGAGATCGAGCAGCCCAAGAAGGGGAAGTACCGGACGAAGAAGAGGCTGAAGCTGCAGCGGAAGCGGGAGAGGCGGAAGAGGAGGGAGGCGAGCAAGACGGACCCGCGAAGAATCCGGCCCAAGGGCAAGAAGAATAAGGTGAGGTTCCCCACCGCGGAGGACCGGATCAAGTATAAGATGGAGAAG GCCAAAATTAAGGAAGCCTTGCTGGTTGAAAAGCTAAAGAAATATGAAATTTCGAAAGTTGAAGGTCCAGAGATCAAACCACAAGTCTTGACTGGGGAGGAACGCTTTTACTTGAAAAAAATGGCCCAAAAGAAGTCCAATTATGTACCTGTCGGAAGGCGAGGCATCTTTGGAGGTGTAATATTGAACATGCATTTGCACTGGAAAAAACATGAAACAGTTAAAGTCATCTGCAGGCCATGTAAAACAGGCCAAGTTCATGAATATGCAAAAGAATTAGCAAGACTGAGTGGTGGGATACCAATCCAAATTATTGGCAGCGACACAATAATATTTTATCGGGGAAAGAACTATGTTCAACCAGAAGTTATGTCACCCATTGATACACTATCCAAGAAGAAA GCACTTGAAAAGTCCAAATATGAACAATCATTGGACACAGTAAGGCACTTTATTGCAATATCTGAGAAGGAACTTGAACTTTATTACAGACATGTTGCACTCTATGGTGACCCAAACTTTCGGAACGCAGATTTGGTTTATGGGGATGGAAAACAAGGGCCCCAAGTGAGGATATCAGAAAAGCCACCTTCAACTGAGAACATAAGTATCAACTCAACCAGTCATGATGCTTCTGCAAGTCTATTTGATGAAGAAAATTTCTCTTCAACTGGTGATGATGACATGTCTGATGATAATTCTGATGATGAAATTTGCTCATCAGCTAGTGATGATATGTCTGAACATTTTTGCGATGAAGAAAGTGTCTGTTTGTCTCATGACAATTCAGCTACATCTCTTTCAGAAGCAGAGTCTGATTCTGATGACGGACAACTCGGGGCAGTTGAAATTGACTCTGAAGGAGAACCAGTGTTGGATTTCGAAGTGAATTCGGAAGATGAAGAAAACACT GCATGCTAG
- the LOC135625647 gene encoding transcription factor bHLH153-like — protein sequence MMMTEVADHKRASHDGFVLRDMSGSSRSHNDSSGVKRPKTSDGGRGAATSTKEKDRMGERVAKLQQLVSPFGKSDTASVLSEATAYIKFLHEQLQVLCAPYLRKAMTGKMEGDDHYSLRSRGLCLVPLSSTFQIARSNGADLWAPVNTNRKP from the exons atgatgatgacagaAGTGGCAGATCACAAACGAGCAAGCCATGATGGCTTCGTTCTTCGCGACATGAGCGGTTCATCGAGAAGTCACAATGACAGCAGTGGGGTAAAGAGGCCCAAAACTAGCGATGGTGGAAGAGGAGCTGCTACGTCCACCAAG GAGAAGGACAGGATGGGAGAGAGAGTGGCAAAGCTGCAACAACTGGTCTCGCCTTTTGGGAAG TCAGACACAGCATCTGTTCTTTCGGAGGCCACTGCATACATTAAATTCCTCCATGAACAACTCCAG GTGCTCTGTGCTCCATATCTCAGGAAGGCAATGACAGGGAAGATGGAG GGGGATGATCATTACAGCCTCAGAAGCCGTGGCCTGTGTCTTGTGCCGCTGTCCTCCACATTCCAGATTGCCCGAAGCAATGGCGCTGATCTCTGGGCACCAGTAAACACGAATAGAAAACCATAG
- the LOC108952399 gene encoding uncharacterized CRM domain-containing protein At3g25440, chloroplastic-like isoform X2 translates to MGSRAALFLPKLRKRWHLSRIRLHCSPPPLRSWSPVSPLDSLRTWFVARSLSYASVSFVLSKDRSPVVSLGPFHVRWVKRSLSHGSVNLVLNDGKPRFETHEIEQPKKGKYRTKKRLKLQRKRERRKRREASKTDPRRIRPKGKKNKAKIKEALLVEKLKKYEISKVEGPEIKPQVLTGEERFYLKKMAQKKSNYVPVGRRGIFGGVILNMHLHWKKHETVKVICRPCKTGQVHEYAKELARLSGGIPIQIIGSDTIIFYRGKNYVQPEVMSPIDTLSKKKALEKSKYEQSLDTVRHFIAISEKELELYYRHVALYGDPNFRNADLVYGDGKQGPQVRISEKPPSTENISINSTSHDASASLFDEENFSSTGDDDMSDDNSDDEICSSASDDMSEHFCDEESVCLSHDNSATSLSEAESDSDDGQLGAVEIDSEGEPVLDFEVNSEDEENTAC, encoded by the exons ATGGGGAGTCGCGCTGCTCTGTTCCTCCCCAAACTACGTAAAAGGTGGCATCTTTCTCGAATCCGCCTCCATTGCTCTCCTCCTCCCCTGCGTTCCTG GTCCCCTGTTTCCCCTCTCGATTCGTTACGTACTTGGTTTGTCGCCCGGAGCTTGAGTTATGCCTCGGTCAGTTTCGTGCTCTCCAAAGACAGGTCTCCTGTTGTCTCTCTCGGTCCGTTCCACGTTCGTTGGGTTAAGCGGAGCTTGAGCCACGGCTCGGTCAACCTCGTCCTCAACGACGGGAAGCCGCGGTTCGAGACCCACGAGATCGAGCAGCCCAAGAAGGGGAAGTACCGGACGAAGAAGAGGCTGAAGCTGCAGCGGAAGCGGGAGAGGCGGAAGAGGAGGGAGGCGAGCAAGACGGACCCGCGAAGAATCCGGCCCAAGGGCAAGAAGAATAAG GCCAAAATTAAGGAAGCCTTGCTGGTTGAAAAGCTAAAGAAATATGAAATTTCGAAAGTTGAAGGTCCAGAGATCAAACCACAAGTCTTGACTGGGGAGGAACGCTTTTACTTGAAAAAAATGGCCCAAAAGAAGTCCAATTATGTACCTGTCGGAAGGCGAGGCATCTTTGGAGGTGTAATATTGAACATGCATTTGCACTGGAAAAAACATGAAACAGTTAAAGTCATCTGCAGGCCATGTAAAACAGGCCAAGTTCATGAATATGCAAAAGAATTAGCAAGACTGAGTGGTGGGATACCAATCCAAATTATTGGCAGCGACACAATAATATTTTATCGGGGAAAGAACTATGTTCAACCAGAAGTTATGTCACCCATTGATACACTATCCAAGAAGAAA GCACTTGAAAAGTCCAAATATGAACAATCATTGGACACAGTAAGGCACTTTATTGCAATATCTGAGAAGGAACTTGAACTTTATTACAGACATGTTGCACTCTATGGTGACCCAAACTTTCGGAACGCAGATTTGGTTTATGGGGATGGAAAACAAGGGCCCCAAGTGAGGATATCAGAAAAGCCACCTTCAACTGAGAACATAAGTATCAACTCAACCAGTCATGATGCTTCTGCAAGTCTATTTGATGAAGAAAATTTCTCTTCAACTGGTGATGATGACATGTCTGATGATAATTCTGATGATGAAATTTGCTCATCAGCTAGTGATGATATGTCTGAACATTTTTGCGATGAAGAAAGTGTCTGTTTGTCTCATGACAATTCAGCTACATCTCTTTCAGAAGCAGAGTCTGATTCTGATGACGGACAACTCGGGGCAGTTGAAATTGACTCTGAAGGAGAACCAGTGTTGGATTTCGAAGTGAATTCGGAAGATGAAGAAAACACT GCATGCTAG